The Leptospira sp. WS39.C2 genome contains a region encoding:
- the tsaA gene encoding tRNA (N6-threonylcarbamoyladenosine(37)-N6)-methyltransferase TrmO encodes MKIELKPVGFVKNTRTVPIDDNWSGIISEIVLVDEIPNIALQGIDTFSHLEILYYFDRVIPSEIVYENHPRGNPNYPKVGIFAQRKKDRPNQLGICTVELVQLEGNKLIVKNLDAIDGTPVLDIKPVLREFEPQSTIRQPEWATDLMKQYW; translated from the coding sequence ATGAAAATTGAATTAAAGCCCGTTGGTTTTGTAAAGAATACAAGGACAGTGCCAATTGATGACAATTGGTCTGGTATCATTAGCGAAATCGTTTTGGTCGATGAAATTCCCAATATCGCTTTGCAAGGGATCGATACTTTTTCTCATTTAGAAATTTTATATTATTTCGATAGGGTCATTCCTTCTGAAATTGTTTATGAAAATCATCCGCGAGGAAACCCAAATTATCCTAAAGTAGGCATTTTTGCTCAGAGAAAAAAGGATCGTCCCAATCAATTGGGAATTTGCACTGTTGAGCTCGTTCAGTTAGAAGGAAATAAATTGATCGTAAAAAATTTGGATGCTATTGACGGAACTCCGGTATTGGACATAAAACCTGTTCTACGAGAATTCGAACCCCAGTCTACTATCCGGCAACCTGAATGGGCGACAGACCTCATGAAACAATATTGGTAA
- a CDS encoding DUF5939 domain-containing protein yields the protein MWNHSSFSQKIATFENTRVWSPNLLNQFEKFIAEAEDYSLFRINPYNFAGMYGFNFEEVLDLFLYGTKSGILVMEWILICPRCGDPVNQFQKIFHVHNKYHCEFCRRDYETNLDNSIQIGFTIHPEIRTISFHNPNSLSIEEYQYKFHFSREGKVPGTSESFRTFFKIREKFLGFLEPNSRATKEIKVDVGFLEGNDFTHHSDFLIEVKPKQEGTSSVLKIEFKNGNWNVNNAEIFAGIHQIEIVNESDLRLPLSIYQLDKDFMISEFNLDFDPYLTARILLNNKTFRELFRGDDLIGATGLSIKDITILFTDLKGSTSLYERIGDLNAFALVQQHFDEINKVISKHDGILIKTIGDAIMASFLNPLNAFKAAKEMLYAIELFNARQMEREIILKIGIHSGPSIAVTLNERLDYFGQIINIAARVQGVAGGEEICFTKEIYEYPGVKEIVSDSDLHPEMVHLKGIKDPIAVYRFCY from the coding sequence ATGTGGAATCACTCTTCATTTTCCCAAAAAATTGCTACTTTTGAAAATACTCGGGTTTGGTCGCCGAATCTTCTAAATCAATTTGAGAAATTTATTGCAGAGGCAGAAGATTACTCTCTGTTTCGGATCAATCCATATAACTTTGCCGGCATGTATGGATTTAATTTTGAGGAAGTTTTAGATTTATTTTTATATGGAACCAAAAGTGGCATCTTGGTAATGGAATGGATATTAATTTGCCCGCGATGTGGTGACCCTGTAAATCAATTTCAAAAAATATTCCATGTTCATAATAAATATCATTGCGAATTTTGTCGTAGAGATTACGAAACCAATTTAGACAATTCTATACAAATCGGTTTTACGATTCATCCCGAAATCCGCACCATCTCATTTCATAATCCTAATTCGCTTTCAATCGAGGAATACCAATACAAATTTCATTTTTCAAGAGAAGGAAAGGTGCCTGGGACCAGCGAGTCTTTCCGTACTTTTTTCAAAATTCGTGAAAAATTCTTAGGTTTTTTAGAACCTAATTCGAGAGCCACAAAAGAAATAAAAGTGGATGTTGGTTTTTTAGAAGGCAATGATTTTACTCACCATTCAGATTTTCTAATAGAAGTAAAACCAAAACAGGAAGGAACGTCTTCAGTTCTCAAAATTGAGTTTAAAAATGGAAATTGGAATGTTAACAACGCCGAAATTTTTGCAGGAATCCACCAAATTGAAATTGTGAATGAATCTGATTTACGGTTGCCATTATCGATTTATCAATTGGACAAAGATTTTATGATTTCTGAATTCAATTTAGATTTTGATCCTTATTTAACTGCACGAATTTTGCTCAATAACAAAACTTTTAGAGAACTTTTCAGAGGTGATGATTTAATAGGTGCCACAGGTTTATCAATAAAAGATATCACGATTCTGTTTACAGATTTGAAAGGATCAACAAGTTTATATGAAAGAATTGGTGATTTAAATGCTTTTGCACTTGTTCAACAACACTTTGATGAAATTAACAAAGTCATTTCAAAACACGATGGTATATTAATCAAAACAATTGGGGATGCGATCATGGCATCATTTTTAAATCCATTAAATGCTTTCAAAGCCGCAAAAGAAATGCTATATGCAATTGAGTTGTTTAATGCTCGTCAGATGGAGAGAGAAATTATATTGAAAATTGGAATTCATTCAGGTCCATCTATTGCAGTTACTTTAAACGAGCGATTGGATTATTTTGGACAAATTATCAACATTGCCGCGAGAGTGCAAGGAGTTGCTGGTGGTGAAGAAATTTGTTTTACAAAAGAAATTTACGAATATCCTGGAGTAAAAGAAATTGTTTCGGACTCTGACCTTCATCCAGAAATGGTTCACTTAAAAGGAATCAAAGATCCAATTGCGGTTTACCGTTTTTGTTATTGA
- the fumC gene encoding class II fumarate hydratase encodes METKKTRLESDSMGDIEVESSRYWGAQTQRSLQYFSIGHDKFPREMIRALGIVKKTSAITNAELGLLEESKKNLIVKAATEVIEGLLDDHFPLSIWQTGSGTQTNMNVNEVIANRANEMFGSPLGSKSPIHPNDDVNKGQSSNDVFPTVMHIAAAESIYNNLIPNLKLLESTLKEKSNQFQDIIKIGRTHLQDATPITLGQEFSGYAKQISYSLDRLGSALPSLYRLALGGTAVGTGLNTHPNFSVKVANVIAKETGIPFVTAPNKFEALAANDSLVEISGVLKTIAASLMKIANDVRWLSSGPRSGIGEITIPENEPGSSIMPGKVNPTQSEALTMVCAQVMGNDVAVTIGGASGNFELNVFKPLIIFNVLNSIRLLSDSCHSFAKHCVVGIKPNLEKIKTNLENSLMLVTALNPHIGYDKAAKIAKLAYTENLSLKEAGVKLGFLSAEEYDLWVDPKKMI; translated from the coding sequence ATGGAAACTAAAAAAACTCGTTTGGAAAGCGATTCAATGGGAGATATCGAAGTTGAGTCTTCTCGGTATTGGGGAGCGCAAACCCAACGTTCCTTACAATACTTTTCTATCGGTCACGACAAATTTCCAAGAGAAATGATACGTGCTTTGGGAATTGTCAAAAAAACATCAGCCATTACCAATGCAGAACTTGGTTTACTCGAGGAATCTAAAAAAAATCTCATTGTAAAAGCGGCGACAGAAGTCATTGAAGGTTTGTTAGATGATCATTTTCCACTTTCGATCTGGCAAACAGGATCGGGTACGCAAACGAATATGAATGTGAATGAAGTGATTGCCAACCGGGCCAATGAAATGTTTGGAAGTCCACTTGGTTCCAAATCGCCCATCCATCCCAATGATGATGTTAACAAAGGGCAAAGTTCCAATGATGTATTTCCAACTGTTATGCATATCGCCGCAGCAGAATCTATTTACAATAACCTTATCCCAAATCTCAAACTCCTCGAGTCAACCCTTAAAGAAAAGTCGAACCAATTCCAAGACATCATCAAAATTGGAAGGACTCATTTACAAGATGCAACTCCCATCACCTTAGGCCAGGAGTTTTCGGGTTATGCCAAACAGATTTCCTACAGCCTCGATCGACTTGGTTCTGCCTTACCTTCCCTTTACAGACTTGCGTTAGGTGGGACTGCGGTGGGAACTGGACTAAATACACATCCGAACTTTTCAGTAAAAGTTGCAAATGTTATCGCAAAAGAAACAGGGATTCCATTTGTCACGGCACCGAATAAATTTGAAGCTCTCGCCGCCAATGATTCGTTAGTAGAAATCAGTGGAGTATTAAAAACAATCGCTGCATCTCTCATGAAAATTGCCAATGATGTACGCTGGTTGTCTTCTGGGCCTCGTTCAGGTATCGGTGAAATTACCATTCCTGAAAATGAACCTGGATCTTCCATTATGCCAGGAAAGGTCAATCCTACACAGTCGGAAGCACTCACTATGGTCTGTGCTCAAGTAATGGGAAATGATGTGGCGGTCACGATCGGCGGAGCATCGGGAAATTTTGAACTCAATGTATTCAAACCTCTGATCATCTTTAATGTATTAAATTCGATTCGACTACTTTCCGATAGTTGTCATTCTTTCGCCAAACATTGTGTAGTAGGAATTAAACCAAATCTGGAGAAAATCAAAACCAACTTGGAAAACTCACTGATGCTTGTGACTGCGCTTAACCCTCATATTGGTTATGACAAGGCAGCAAAGATCGCCAAACTAGCATATACTGAGAACTTAAGTTTGAAAGAAGCGGGTGTAAAACTTGGTTTTTTATCAGCGGAAGAGTATGACCTTTGGGTTGATCCGAAAAAAATGATTTGA
- a CDS encoding helix-turn-helix domain-containing protein: MGKSIQSLQLAHRFIEDHYSEELDLKKIAKLSAISPFHFHRLFKSNFKIGCIDFLRQIRLENSLRLLAYTNQSISDIGYEVGFQNTETFIRNFKQKYSITPSNYRKNTNLLKPKMFLEKEDNRVKKVKNPFTQIKTLTNFNLCILRHNGKPSSLSKTLRKLMDLTIGLGFLNQKIEFFVRTLDPPNLEETELERIDIGVLLPISYSTPLGYPLEKIKFKSGRYLSLIHKESISSIESSYKKAYDYFLENEKILLANESPWEIYRKIPPFHSQTEVEILFRLKE; this comes from the coding sequence ATGGGAAAATCTATACAATCGCTCCAACTCGCTCACCGTTTTATAGAAGACCATTACTCTGAAGAATTAGATCTGAAAAAAATTGCTAAATTATCGGCAATTTCCCCTTTTCATTTTCATAGACTCTTTAAGTCCAATTTTAAAATTGGGTGTATAGATTTTTTACGTCAGATACGATTGGAAAATAGTTTGCGTTTGCTCGCATATACAAATCAATCAATTTCGGACATTGGTTATGAGGTAGGATTTCAAAATACAGAGACATTCATTCGTAACTTTAAACAAAAGTATTCTATAACACCTTCTAATTATAGAAAAAATACAAATCTCCTCAAACCAAAAATGTTTTTAGAAAAAGAAGACAATCGTGTCAAAAAAGTTAAGAACCCATTCACACAAATCAAAACTTTAACAAACTTTAATCTTTGTATTCTGAGGCATAATGGTAAGCCTTCTAGTCTTTCCAAAACATTGCGCAAGTTAATGGATTTGACTATTGGTCTCGGATTCTTGAATCAAAAAATCGAATTTTTTGTAAGAACTTTAGACCCACCTAACTTGGAAGAGACAGAATTAGAGAGGATAGATATCGGCGTACTTTTACCGATATCGTATTCAACTCCTCTCGGATATCCACTCGAAAAGATTAAATTTAAATCAGGTCGTTATCTTTCATTAATTCATAAAGAATCAATTTCTTCTATTGAATCGAGCTATAAAAAAGCCTATGATTACTTTTTAGAAAATGAAAAAATACTTTTGGCAAACGAATCTCCGTGGGAAATCTATCGAAAAATTCCACCATTCCATTCACAAACCGAGGTCGAAATCCTATTCCGATTGAAAGAATAG
- a CDS encoding AAA family ATPase, whose protein sequence is METDPNSNPPKIPKQKTLLLLRGIPGSGKSTLAKHIAETNGASIFSIDSYFENEKGEYHFDYTKNHLAYKECEMKTKEALEKGIPFVIVDHTFTLEWEIKPYEDLAKTFDYLFSVVTVENRHGGINIHQIPEDQIEKMKAKFKVIL, encoded by the coding sequence ATGGAGACAGATCCAAACTCTAATCCACCCAAGATTCCAAAACAAAAAACGTTACTTCTTTTACGAGGCATTCCTGGTTCTGGGAAATCCACACTCGCCAAACATATCGCAGAAACAAATGGAGCTTCCATTTTTTCTATCGATTCCTATTTTGAAAATGAAAAGGGTGAATACCATTTTGATTATACCAAAAATCATTTGGCGTATAAAGAATGTGAAATGAAAACTAAGGAAGCATTGGAAAAAGGTATTCCTTTTGTCATAGTCGATCATACGTTCACTTTAGAATGGGAAATAAAACCTTACGAAGATTTGGCGAAAACTTTCGATTATTTGTTTTCTGTAGTCACAGTGGAAAATCGTCATGGAGGAATAAACATCCATCAGATTCCAGAAGATCAAATTGAGAAAATGAAGGCGAAGTTTAAAGTGATTTTGTAA
- a CDS encoding class I SAM-dependent methyltransferase produces the protein MSVKKHYESHLGNFYSWMLGDWEKKSEEFKSFLISRGIAPKLNQKAIDLGAGNGIQSIPIAELGYHVTAIDFNPQLLNELNQNIKRRSLPIQVIDGEITNFELWKEINPELILCCGDTISHLESYEEIKEWMKQCYSNLLPGGKFILSFRDYSKTLQDKERFIPVKSDESRIHTCILDFSDKNILVTDLLYENLNGDWKMSVSSYRKVRITFSTIHNYLQEIGFHIEVSEDFQRLNFIIARK, from the coding sequence ATGTCAGTAAAAAAACATTATGAATCACATTTAGGAAATTTTTATTCATGGATGTTAGGTGATTGGGAAAAGAAATCTGAAGAGTTTAAATCGTTTTTAATCAGTAGAGGTATAGCTCCAAAATTGAATCAAAAGGCTATTGATTTGGGAGCGGGAAATGGAATCCAATCAATCCCAATTGCAGAATTAGGATATCATGTCACAGCCATTGATTTCAATCCACAATTACTGAATGAATTAAATCAAAATATAAAACGGCGATCGTTGCCAATTCAAGTAATCGATGGTGAGATTACGAATTTTGAATTATGGAAAGAAATCAATCCGGAATTAATTCTTTGTTGTGGTGATACAATATCACATTTGGAATCATATGAAGAAATTAAAGAATGGATGAAACAATGTTATTCAAATTTATTACCAGGAGGTAAATTCATTTTATCCTTTCGAGATTATTCCAAAACTCTTCAGGATAAGGAACGATTTATACCGGTAAAATCGGATGAGAGTCGGATTCATACTTGTATCCTAGATTTTTCAGACAAAAACATTTTGGTGACTGATTTATTATACGAAAATTTAAATGGAGATTGGAAAATGAGTGTTAGCTCTTATCGAAAAGTTCGAATTACATTTTCCACGATTCATAATTATTTACAAGAAATTGGATTTCATATTGAAGTATCAGAAGACTTCCAAAGACTGAATTTTATTATAGCAAGAAAGTAA